The Lycium barbarum isolate Lr01 chromosome 9, ASM1917538v2, whole genome shotgun sequence genome has a segment encoding these proteins:
- the LOC132609645 gene encoding putative late blight resistance protein homolog R1A-3 isoform X1, which produces MGRLNTCPYLPVYKLQNLQTFIIRERKTSKPSWFHLPNGTWKMSQLRHLHLQSFYLCSLKLSADDVKYQVLDNLQSIYGLSPDCCTKQMFEGIKKVKKLGICGRTDDFCREPKSLDNIIYLPELEALKIVVYDTYNHKLPVPCPDSFPPNLKKLTLQGTYQPWKAMTIISKLHKLEVLKLKVNLFYGREPVGEYVWEVSEMGFPELKFLLLENTGLKYWRSTDDSFPLLESIIFRNCRSLQEIPQAFADSMTLQQIELRGCTPSLVEVAKKIQNDQEEELGNNILKVDAFDTIN; this is translated from the coding sequence ATGGGGCGTTTGAACACGTGTCCATATCTACCAGTTTATAAGCTTCAAAATTTACAAACTTTTATTATTCGTGAAAGAAAGACAAGTAAACCCAGTTGGTTTCACCTACCAAATGGAACATGGAAAATGTCTCAATTGAGGCATCTCCACTTGCAAAGCTTTTATTTGTGTTCTCTAAAGTTATCTGCCGATGATGTTAAGTACCAGGTTTTGGATAACTTGCAAAGTATTTATGGGTTGAGTCCTGATTGTTGCACTAAACAGATGTTTGAAGGgattaaaaaagtgaaaaaattggGAATTTGTGGCAGAACTGATGACTTTTGTCGTGAGCCCAAATCCCTAGATAATATTATATATTTACCTGAGCTAGAGGCACTAAAAATCGTAGTATACGACACTTACAATCATAAGCTTCCAGTTCCATGTCCGGATTCTTTCCCACCGAATCTCAAGAAGCTGACACTTCAAGGAACTTATCAACCATGGAAGGCCATGACAATCATTAGCAAGTTGCACAAACTCGAGGTGCTCAAATTGAAGGTTAATCTCTTCTATGGTAGGGAGCCTGTCGGGGAATATGTATGGGAAGTATCAGAGATGGGATTTCCTGAATTGAAATTCTTGCTTCTAGAGAACACGGGTCTTAAATACTGGAGGTCCACCGATGATTCTTTCCCACTTCTCGAAAGCATAATTTTCAGAAACTGTCGTTCCTTACAAGAGATTCCTCAAGCATTTGCAGATAGTATGACACTGCAGCAAATTGAGTTACGGGGATGCACTCCTTCCCTTGTGGAAGTCGCTAAGAAGATCCAAAATGATCAAGAGGAGGAGTTGGGAAACAACATTCTTAAAGTTGATGCCTTTGACACAATCAACTAG
- the LOC132609646 gene encoding uncharacterized protein LOC132609646 isoform X1: MESSDASKKDIGWNYGAKGPTKDSVTCIFCRETFNGGITRHKQHLIGGYRNVKKCGTCPPEIREEVKKYVESKQLLKTQMLHQPSLANLSDEDDEMRPPPSKTQKMSSNASATARTANVKGPMNLYYPQTSKGKGISSTTASDASKKLLRDRAVSAFVVWVYDAGLPFNCVNHKSFDKYIEAIGQYGPGMKPPTYHEIRVTHLKKEVEKIDEIIEEHKLIWTEFGCSIMMDKWTTRNGKMIINILVNSPLGGVFLGSVDASDESTNSTKMFNLFEKTIKQVGPENVIQVVTDNASENVKASDMIMGVYPHIYWTPCAAHCINLMFGDIFKINPYASVFQKAIKIHSYIAMRPLLLNMMRRYTNQRNLVKPAKTRFATAFLTLQSFYMQKKNLRTMIFSTEWTESRFAKELLGKEVVRHLTSTSFWNDVVRALKVGSPLIVALRLVDGEKKPSMGYIYEAMDRAKEAIEKGFHGDRKQYEKVFEIIDRRWTDQLHRPLHPAGHVLNPGMFDTNYQNKTLSTEVWKGYLECVDKMVPNATQDALIKELHMYKHALGTFGMPQAIRNRDKTSPCKWVDLVIFIALLKLFDLFIIIKPLIFFIAEWWSVFGNHTPNLQQLAIRVLSLTCSASGCERNWSVLEHIHTKKRNRLELSRLNNLVYIKYNRTLRRRYDVGDTVDPILLDNIDEANEWLIGCPQNEEEELVYEGCDLDWGTVSRASGVEENIYSLRGGSSSSRSHNKGKRVATIATSSLRSRCLIDENSESETETETETEPELEEEEDEEQYNVENLGYQEFGNLEDLEFE; the protein is encoded by the exons AACTTGTCCTCCTGAAATTAGGGAAGAAGTAAAAAAGTATGTTGAAAGTAAACAGTTGTTAAAAACTCAAATGTTGCACCAACCATCCTTGGCTAATCTctctgatgaagatgatgaaatgAGGCCTCCTCCttcaaaaacacaaaaaatgtCATCCAATGCATCAGCCACGGCACGGACTGCCAATGTGAAAGGTCCCATGAATCTTTATTACCCGCAAACATCAAAGGGGAAGGGAATCAGTAGCACGACAGCGTCTGATGCATCCAAGAAGTTGCTAAGAGATCGCGCTGTAAGTGCTTTTGTAGTATGGGTATATGATGCAGGGCTCCCTTTTAATTGTGTAAATCACAAAAGTTTTGATAAATACATTGAGGCCATAGgacaatatggcccaggaatgaaaCCTCCTACCTATCACGAAATTAGAGTTACTCATCTAAAAAAAGAGGTGGAGAAGATAGATGAGATTATTGAGGAACATAAATTGATATGGACAGAGTTTGGGTGTTCAATTATGATGGACAAGTGGACAACACGAAATGGAAAAATGATCATCAATATTTTGGTCAATTCTCCATTAGGTGGTGTGTTTCTTGGGTCAGTCGATGCTAGTGATGAATCTACAAATTCCACCAAGATGTTCAACTTGTTTGAGAAGACTATTAAGCAAGTTGGACCGGAAAATGTTATACAAGTTGTTACCGATAATGCTAGCGAGAATGTTAAAGCCAGTGACATGATAATGGGTGTGTACCCGCACATTTACTGGACTCCATGTGCTGCCCATTGTATCAATTTGATGTTTGGTGACATCTTCAAAATAAACCCGTATGCTTCAG TTTTTCAGAAGGCCATTAAGATACATTCTTACATAGCAATGAGACCATTGTTGTTGAACATGATGAGAAGATATACAAACCAAAGAAATTTGGTGAAACCGGCTAAGACAAGATTTGCAACGGCCTTCTTAACTTTGCAATCTTTTTACATGCAAAAGAAAAACTTGAGAACTATGATCTTCTCAACCGAATGGACAGAAAGTAGATTTGCAAAGGAACTTTTGGGAAAAGAAGTTGTCAGACATCTTACTTCTACATCTTTTTGGAATGATGTTGTTAGGGCACTTAAAGTTGGTTCACCTTTGATAGTAGCGCTTCGCTTGGTGGATGGAGAAAAAAAACCATCAATGGGCTATATTTATGAAGCAATGGATAGAGCCAAAGAAGCTATTGAAAAGGGTTTTCATGGTGATCGGAAGCAATATGAGAAAGTTTTCGAAATCATTGATCGGCGGTGGACGGACCAACTTCATAGACCTTTGCATCCAGCAGGCCATGTTTTGAACCCGGGAATGTTTGACACTAATTATCAAAATAAGACTTTATCAACAGAAGTGTGGAAAGGTTACCTTGAATGTGTTGATAAGATGGTCCCTAATGCAACACAAGATGCTCTCATCAAAGAGCTTCATATGTATAAACATGCATTGGGGACTTTTGGTATGCCTCAGGCTATAAGAAACAGAGACAAAACATCCCCTTGTAAGTGGGTTGATTTAGTTATTTTTATAGCTTTACTTAAGTTATTTGACTTATTTATAATTATtaaacctttaattttttttatagctGAATGGTGGTCGGTATTTGGTAATCATACTCCAAACTTGCAACAGCTTGCCATAAGAGTATTAAGTTTAACTTGTAGTGCATCCGGATGCGAGAGAAATTGGAGCGTGCTTGAACAT ATTCATACCAAAAAGAGGAATAGGCTTGAACTATCGCGTCTCAACAATCTAGTGTACATTAAGTACAATAGAACATTGAGGCGTCGTTATGATGTTGGCGATACCGTTGATCCAATTCTGTTGGATAATATTGACGAAGCAAATGAATGGTTAATTGGATGCCCCCAAAATGAAGAAGAGGAACTAGTATATGAGGGATGTGATCTTGATTGGGGTACTGTTTCTAGGGCGTCTGGAGTTGAGGAGAATATCTATAGTCTTAGGGGCGGTTCTTCAAGTTCAAGGTCACATAACAAGGGCAAAAGAGTAGCTACTATTGCTACAAGCTCACTTCGCTCTCGGTGCTTAATTGATGAAAACTCCGAGTCCGAGACCGAGACCGAGACCGAGACCGAGCCCGAgctcgaggaggaagaagatGAGGAGCAATATAATGTTGAGAATCTTGGATATCAAGAATTTGGAAATCTTGAAGATCTTGAATTTGAATAG
- the LOC132609645 gene encoding probable disease resistance protein At1g59620 isoform X2, translating to MAAYAAVTSLMGTIHLISQSDLLHLEEDHKEHLESLYEKVSSVLEFLDNSDDEPMKALQEKVEDLANEVEHEVESQVLLVKEKDEQVRTEANERLLKILRQAIQDMDSVKKEFIKLQKRNNNLLAGNRSLSPRLHVSTLEKDMVGHSNERKRMLDLLTGRSSQPQVISIVGMGGIGKSTFAKNMFSDSSIVGFFDVRGWITVSEDYSIRKMLLSVLQELLA from the coding sequence ATGGCTGCTTATGCTGCTGTAACTTCTCTGATGGGAACAATACACCTGATTTCCCAATCCGACTTATTACACCTTGAAGAGGACCACAAAGAACATTTGGAATCACTCTACGAGAAGGTCAGCTCTGTGCTAGAGTTTCTTGACAATTCTGATGATGAACCAATGAAGGCTTTGCAAGAAAAGGTAGAAGATTTAGCAAATGAAGTAGAACACGAAGTCGAATCTCAAGTATTACTGGTTAAGGAGAAGGATGAACAGGTTCGAACAGAGGCAAATGAGAGGCTTCTTAAGATCTTGCGACAAGCTATACAAGACATGGATTCTGTGAAGAAAGAGTTCATCAAGCTGCAGAAGAGGAATAACAATTTGCTAGCTGGAAATCGTTCGCTTTCACCACGATTGCATGTTTCAACCCTTGAGAAGGACATGGTGGGGCACAGCAATGAACGAAAGCGCATGCTAGATCTACTTACCGGACGCTCATCTCAACCGCAAGTCATCTCTATTGTTGGAATGGGCGGCATAGGTAAGTCAACTTTTGCCAAAAATATGTTTTCTGATTCCTCAATTGTGGGCTTCTTTGATGTTCGTGGATGGATTACTGTGTCCGAGGACTATAGTATAAGAAAGATGCTTCTATCCGTCCTTCAAGAGCTATTGGCGTGA
- the LOC132609646 gene encoding uncharacterized protein LOC132609646 isoform X2 produces the protein MESSDASKKDIGWNYGAKGPTKDSVTCIFCRETFNGGITRHKQHLIGGYRNVKKCGTCPPEIREEVKKYVESKQLLKTQMLHQPSLANLSDEDDEMRPPPSKTQKMSSNASATARTANVKGPMNLYYPQTSKGKGISSTTASDASKKLLRDRAVSAFVVWVYDAGLPFNCVNHKSFDKYIEAIGQYGPGMKPPTYHEIRVTHLKKEVEKIDEIIEEHKLIWTEFGCSIMMDKWTTRNGKMIINILVNSPLGGVFLGSVDASDESTNSTKMFNLFEKTIKQVGPENVIQVVTDNASENVKASDMIMGVYPHIYWTPCAAHCINLMFGDIFKINPYASVFQKAIKIHSYIAMRPLLLNMMRRYTNQRNLVKPAKTRFATAFLTLQSFYMQKKNLRTMIFSTEWTESRFAKELLGKEVVRHLTSTSFWNDVVRALKVGSPLIVALRLVDGEKKPSMGYIYEAMDRAKEAIEKGFHGDRKQYEKVFEIIDRRWTDQLHRPLHPAGHVLNPGMFDTNYQNKTLSTEVWKGYLECVDKMVPNATQDALIKELHMYKHALGTFGMPQAIRNRDKTSPSEWWSVFGNHTPNLQQLAIRVLSLTCSASGCERNWSVLEHIHTKKRNRLELSRLNNLVYIKYNRTLRRRYDVGDTVDPILLDNIDEANEWLIGCPQNEEEELVYEGCDLDWGTVSRASGVEENIYSLRGGSSSSRSHNKGKRVATIATSSLRSRCLIDENSESETETETETEPELEEEEDEEQYNVENLGYQEFGNLEDLEFE, from the exons AACTTGTCCTCCTGAAATTAGGGAAGAAGTAAAAAAGTATGTTGAAAGTAAACAGTTGTTAAAAACTCAAATGTTGCACCAACCATCCTTGGCTAATCTctctgatgaagatgatgaaatgAGGCCTCCTCCttcaaaaacacaaaaaatgtCATCCAATGCATCAGCCACGGCACGGACTGCCAATGTGAAAGGTCCCATGAATCTTTATTACCCGCAAACATCAAAGGGGAAGGGAATCAGTAGCACGACAGCGTCTGATGCATCCAAGAAGTTGCTAAGAGATCGCGCTGTAAGTGCTTTTGTAGTATGGGTATATGATGCAGGGCTCCCTTTTAATTGTGTAAATCACAAAAGTTTTGATAAATACATTGAGGCCATAGgacaatatggcccaggaatgaaaCCTCCTACCTATCACGAAATTAGAGTTACTCATCTAAAAAAAGAGGTGGAGAAGATAGATGAGATTATTGAGGAACATAAATTGATATGGACAGAGTTTGGGTGTTCAATTATGATGGACAAGTGGACAACACGAAATGGAAAAATGATCATCAATATTTTGGTCAATTCTCCATTAGGTGGTGTGTTTCTTGGGTCAGTCGATGCTAGTGATGAATCTACAAATTCCACCAAGATGTTCAACTTGTTTGAGAAGACTATTAAGCAAGTTGGACCGGAAAATGTTATACAAGTTGTTACCGATAATGCTAGCGAGAATGTTAAAGCCAGTGACATGATAATGGGTGTGTACCCGCACATTTACTGGACTCCATGTGCTGCCCATTGTATCAATTTGATGTTTGGTGACATCTTCAAAATAAACCCGTATGCTTCAG TTTTTCAGAAGGCCATTAAGATACATTCTTACATAGCAATGAGACCATTGTTGTTGAACATGATGAGAAGATATACAAACCAAAGAAATTTGGTGAAACCGGCTAAGACAAGATTTGCAACGGCCTTCTTAACTTTGCAATCTTTTTACATGCAAAAGAAAAACTTGAGAACTATGATCTTCTCAACCGAATGGACAGAAAGTAGATTTGCAAAGGAACTTTTGGGAAAAGAAGTTGTCAGACATCTTACTTCTACATCTTTTTGGAATGATGTTGTTAGGGCACTTAAAGTTGGTTCACCTTTGATAGTAGCGCTTCGCTTGGTGGATGGAGAAAAAAAACCATCAATGGGCTATATTTATGAAGCAATGGATAGAGCCAAAGAAGCTATTGAAAAGGGTTTTCATGGTGATCGGAAGCAATATGAGAAAGTTTTCGAAATCATTGATCGGCGGTGGACGGACCAACTTCATAGACCTTTGCATCCAGCAGGCCATGTTTTGAACCCGGGAATGTTTGACACTAATTATCAAAATAAGACTTTATCAACAGAAGTGTGGAAAGGTTACCTTGAATGTGTTGATAAGATGGTCCCTAATGCAACACAAGATGCTCTCATCAAAGAGCTTCATATGTATAAACATGCATTGGGGACTTTTGGTATGCCTCAGGCTATAAGAAACAGAGACAAAACATCCCCTT ctGAATGGTGGTCGGTATTTGGTAATCATACTCCAAACTTGCAACAGCTTGCCATAAGAGTATTAAGTTTAACTTGTAGTGCATCCGGATGCGAGAGAAATTGGAGCGTGCTTGAACAT ATTCATACCAAAAAGAGGAATAGGCTTGAACTATCGCGTCTCAACAATCTAGTGTACATTAAGTACAATAGAACATTGAGGCGTCGTTATGATGTTGGCGATACCGTTGATCCAATTCTGTTGGATAATATTGACGAAGCAAATGAATGGTTAATTGGATGCCCCCAAAATGAAGAAGAGGAACTAGTATATGAGGGATGTGATCTTGATTGGGGTACTGTTTCTAGGGCGTCTGGAGTTGAGGAGAATATCTATAGTCTTAGGGGCGGTTCTTCAAGTTCAAGGTCACATAACAAGGGCAAAAGAGTAGCTACTATTGCTACAAGCTCACTTCGCTCTCGGTGCTTAATTGATGAAAACTCCGAGTCCGAGACCGAGACCGAGACCGAGACCGAGCCCGAgctcgaggaggaagaagatGAGGAGCAATATAATGTTGAGAATCTTGGATATCAAGAATTTGGAAATCTTGAAGATCTTGAATTTGAATAG
- the LOC132609647 gene encoding NEDD8-specific protease 1-like yields the protein MAKSKADEKILSYNDVVLRRSDLDILNGPNYLNDRIIEFYFSYLSSLFPSDDILLVSPSIAFWIKECPDPASLKDFIEPLHLSRRKLILLPVNDNSDVCMAEGGSHWSLLAFDRNSNVFVHHDSSSGCMNEYHSKQVYKVTLPYTASNGTYRECPDTPKQVNGYDCGVYVLAIARVICQWFASSGTQDANALWFSHLEQLSPSAVTEMRNGILGLIKGLMAAPKSVA from the coding sequence ATGGCTAAATCCAAAGCAGATGAGAAGATTCTCAGCTACAACGATGTCGTTCTCAGGCGATCAGATTTGGACATTCTCAATGGTCCTAATTATCTCAATGACCGCATCATTGAGTTCTATTTTAGCTATCTCAGCTCACTCTTTCCATCTGACGACATATTACTGGTATCACCTTCTATTGCTTTCTGGATTAAAGAGTGTCCTGATCCTGCAAGCCTGAAGGATTTTATAGAACCACTTCATCTTTCTCGAAGGAAGTTGATTCTCTTACCTGTCAACGATAATTCTGACGTGTGCATGGCTGAAGGTGGGAGTCATTGGAGCTTACTGGCTTTTGATAGAAACTCCAATGTATTTGTACATCATGACAGCAGCTCCGGGTGCATGAATGAGTATCATTCCAAACAGGTTTACAAGGTTACTCTTCCTTATACAGCATCCAACGGCACTTATAGAGAGTGTCCGGACACGCCAAAGCAAGTCAACGGTTATGATTGTGGCGTGTATGTCTTAGCTATTGCGCGAGTCATCTGTCAGTGGTTTGCAAGCAGTGGAACCCAAGATGCAAATGCTTTATGGTTCTCCCATTTGGAACAGCTCAGTCCAAGTGCTGTTACTGAGATGCGTAATGGGATTCTGGGGTTAATAAAAGGTCTGATGGCTGCACCCAAGAGTGTGGCATAG